One window of Papaver somniferum cultivar HN1 chromosome 9, ASM357369v1, whole genome shotgun sequence genomic DNA carries:
- the LOC113309136 gene encoding uncharacterized protein LOC113309136: MPPPKAVVSKAAKKSKVVNSAEPKEVETVASESSDTGDSDSDHIEAATTDVVSSPTRKRKRTSKYWAEFQEVLIKGKTHGECKHCKRNIGAERKNGTSSLRKHLNSCMAYKGAQQQINQMFLKASETQDGVHWF, from the exons ATgccgcctcctaaagctgtcgtTTCGAAGGCTGCAAAGAAGAGTAAAGTTGTAAACTCAGCAGAGCCGAAAGAAGTAGAAACTGTAGCCAGTGAGTCAAGTGATACtggtgattctgattctgatcatATAGAAGCGGCAACAACAGATGTGGTTTCGTCACCTACACGTAAACGCAAAAGAACCTCAAAGTATTGGGCTGAATTTCAAGAGGTATTGATAAAAGGGAAAACACACGGAGAATGCAAGCACTGCAAGAGGAATATTGGTGCGGAGAGAAAAAATGGGACAAGCAGTTtgaggaaacatctaaatagttgTATGGCGTACAAAGGAGCACAACAGCAAATTAACCAAATGTTCTTGAAAGCTAGTGAAACACAAGATGG AGTACATTGGTTTTAG